A genome region from Bradyrhizobium commune includes the following:
- a CDS encoding ABC transporter permease: MTELSLHRGISVQRIGAMILRYWYLLMSSWPRLLELLYWPALQIITWGFIQYYIAQNASFFARAGGTLIGAVILWDILFRGQLGFSISFLEEMWARNLGNLLMSPLKPIEFLLSLMVMSLIRLAIGIIPMTLLALIFFHFNVYSLGLPLIAFFCNLIFTSWSVGIFVSGLVLRNGLGAESIVWTLMFAIMPLACIYYPVSVLPVWLQYAAWALPPTYVFEGMRALLIDNTFRIDLMGEALAINAMLLVASFGAFLALLRSAKTHGSLLSGGE; the protein is encoded by the coding sequence ATGACCGAGCTTTCCCTCCACCGCGGCATTTCCGTGCAACGCATCGGCGCGATGATCCTGCGCTATTGGTATCTGCTGATGTCGTCCTGGCCGCGGCTGCTGGAGCTGCTCTACTGGCCGGCGCTCCAGATCATCACCTGGGGCTTCATTCAGTATTACATCGCGCAAAATGCCAGCTTCTTCGCGCGGGCCGGCGGCACGCTGATCGGCGCCGTCATCCTCTGGGACATCCTGTTCCGCGGGCAGCTCGGCTTCTCCATCTCGTTTCTGGAGGAGATGTGGGCGCGCAACCTCGGCAACCTCTTGATGAGCCCGCTGAAGCCGATCGAGTTTCTCCTCTCGCTGATGGTGATGAGCCTGATCCGGCTCGCGATCGGCATCATCCCGATGACCCTGCTGGCGTTGATCTTCTTTCACTTCAATGTCTACAGCCTCGGCCTGCCGCTGATCGCCTTCTTCTGCAATCTGATCTTCACCAGCTGGTCGGTCGGCATCTTCGTGTCGGGCCTGGTGCTGCGAAACGGTCTCGGCGCCGAGAGCATCGTCTGGACCTTGATGTTCGCGATCATGCCGCTCGCCTGCATCTACTATCCCGTCAGCGTCTTGCCGGTCTGGCTGCAATATGCCGCGTGGGCGCTGCCGCCGACCTACGTGTTCGAGGGGATGCGCGCGCTTTTGATCGACAACACCTTCCGGATCGATCTGATGGGGGAGGCGTTAGCCATCAATGCGATGCTTCTGGTTGCTTCTTTTGGGGCATTCCTTGCCCTTTTGCGCAGCGCCAAGACGCACGGCTCGCTGCTGTCGGGCGGCGAATAG
- a CDS encoding DUF1304 domain-containing protein, with the protein MILIANVLVALVAALHAYFLILEMFLWDKPLGLKTFRNTPEKAEITKVLAANQGLYNGFLVAGLIWGLLHGNPVFAFQIKVFFLICVIVAGAYGAATVSTRILIVQALPAAIALGALFLA; encoded by the coding sequence TTGATCCTGATCGCGAATGTCCTGGTGGCGCTGGTCGCCGCACTGCACGCCTACTTTTTGATTCTGGAGATGTTTCTCTGGGACAAGCCGCTTGGCTTGAAGACATTCCGCAATACGCCGGAGAAGGCCGAGATCACGAAAGTGCTGGCTGCGAATCAGGGGCTCTATAACGGCTTCCTGGTCGCCGGCCTGATCTGGGGCCTGCTGCATGGCAACCCGGTCTTCGCGTTCCAGATCAAGGTCTTTTTCCTGATCTGCGTGATCGTGGCCGGCGCCTATGGCGCGGCGACCGTCAGCACACGCATCCTGATCGTGCAGGCGCTGCCGGCGGCGATCGCGCTGGGTGCACTGTTTCTCGCCTGA
- a CDS encoding alkene reductase, protein MTDLFTPMDLHGLALPNRIWMSAMTRTRATQDNVPTALMAEYFAQRAAAGLIVTDCTAVSEQGKGVINGPGIWRADQIEGWRKVTNAVHAAGGRIYCQLWHCGRVAHPDMRGGALPVAPSPLPAQGKFKFPDREVDFPVPRELAAAEIPAIIADFAQATRNACDAGFDGVELHGANGYLHDQFLQDVSNKRTDGWGGSIENRARLLLETLDAMTASWSLDRVGIRLGPSTSLYGMGDSDPLATFGYVVRELDARGVGYLTMLEPNQKEQAKGVAIDHVAETFRPMTSVPFIANTGFDKAKGTRAIEKGQVDAVAYGTLFIANPDLVARFKADRGFNKPDPATFYGVGPRGYTDYPALKEATAEAGS, encoded by the coding sequence ATGACTGACCTCTTCACGCCAATGGATCTTCACGGATTGGCTCTGCCCAATCGCATCTGGATGTCGGCGATGACGCGGACCCGCGCCACGCAAGACAATGTGCCCACGGCGCTGATGGCGGAGTATTTTGCCCAGCGCGCCGCGGCCGGCCTGATCGTGACGGACTGCACGGCCGTCTCGGAACAGGGCAAGGGTGTCATCAACGGCCCCGGGATCTGGCGCGCCGACCAGATCGAAGGCTGGCGAAAGGTGACGAATGCAGTTCACGCCGCCGGCGGCCGCATTTACTGCCAGCTCTGGCATTGCGGCCGTGTCGCCCATCCCGACATGCGCGGTGGCGCGCTCCCGGTTGCTCCCTCGCCGCTACCGGCGCAAGGCAAGTTCAAGTTTCCGGACCGGGAGGTGGATTTTCCCGTCCCGCGTGAACTCGCCGCCGCCGAAATTCCGGCGATCATCGCCGACTTTGCGCAGGCGACCCGCAACGCGTGCGACGCCGGCTTCGACGGGGTCGAGTTGCACGGCGCCAATGGCTATCTTCACGACCAGTTCCTTCAGGATGTCAGCAACAAACGGACTGACGGCTGGGGCGGCTCGATTGAAAACCGCGCGCGACTTCTGCTTGAGACGCTTGATGCGATGACCGCTTCCTGGTCGCTCGATCGGGTCGGCATTCGCCTCGGGCCATCGACCTCGTTGTACGGCATGGGCGACAGTGATCCGCTCGCGACGTTCGGCTACGTCGTACGGGAGCTCGACGCGCGAGGCGTCGGCTATCTGACGATGCTCGAGCCGAACCAGAAAGAGCAGGCAAAAGGCGTGGCGATCGACCACGTGGCCGAAACGTTTCGCCCCATGACGTCGGTGCCTTTCATTGCCAATACGGGCTTCGACAAGGCCAAGGGGACCCGAGCGATCGAGAAGGGGCAGGTCGACGCGGTGGCCTACGGCACGCTTTTCATCGCCAATCCCGATCTGGTCGCGCGCTTCAAAGCCGATCGCGGCTTCAACAAACCGGATCCGGCGACGTTCTACGGCGTGGGGCCGAGGGGTTACACCGATTATCCAGCCCTGAAGGAGGCTACCGCAGAGGCAGGCTCGTAG
- a CDS encoding polyhydroxyalkanoate depolymerase translates to MPIGEFGGAPLSAAEGSPVLTTPMYWMYEMAQASLNPARAVTDATKLLFQNPLNPWARTEVGKSVAAACELFERTTRRYGKPEWGLNDTEVNGIRVPVEVRSVWEKSFCKLLYFDRKFARPLRSPQPRVLIVAPMSGHYATLLRGTVEAFLPAHEVYITDWADARMVPLSEGRFDLDDYIDYVIEMLHVLGGNTHVIAVCQPSVPVVAAVSIMEARRDPFVPTSMTLMGGPIDTRRNPTGVNKLAQERGIDWFRNTVITKVPFPHPGMMRDVYPGFLQLNGFISMNLDRHMDAHKRLFANLVKGDGDLVDKHRDFYDEYLAVMDLSAEYYLQTVDTVFVKHSLPKGEMTHRGTRVDPSKITRVALMTVEGENDDISGLGQTEATHTLCSEIPDHRRVHYVQKGVGHYGVFNGSRFKSEIVPRIHDFMVSAANPSSLQALAAE, encoded by the coding sequence ATGCCCATTGGTGAGTTTGGCGGCGCGCCGCTCTCGGCTGCAGAAGGCAGTCCGGTTCTGACCACGCCGATGTACTGGATGTATGAGATGGCGCAGGCCTCTCTCAATCCGGCGCGTGCGGTCACTGACGCGACCAAGCTCCTGTTTCAGAATCCGCTGAACCCCTGGGCGCGCACCGAGGTCGGCAAGTCGGTGGCTGCGGCCTGCGAATTGTTCGAGCGCACCACGCGCCGTTACGGCAAGCCGGAATGGGGTCTCAACGACACCGAGGTCAACGGCATCCGCGTCCCCGTCGAGGTCCGCTCGGTCTGGGAAAAGTCGTTCTGCAAGCTGCTCTACTTCGATCGCAAGTTTGCGCGTCCGCTGCGCAGCCCGCAGCCGCGCGTGCTGATCGTGGCGCCGATGTCCGGCCATTATGCGACGCTCTTGCGCGGCACGGTCGAGGCCTTCCTGCCGGCGCATGAGGTCTACATCACCGATTGGGCTGACGCCCGCATGGTGCCGCTCAGCGAAGGCCGCTTCGATCTCGACGATTACATCGATTACGTCATCGAGATGCTGCATGTTCTCGGCGGCAACACCCATGTGATCGCGGTGTGCCAGCCGTCAGTGCCCGTCGTCGCCGCCGTCTCGATCATGGAAGCGCGGCGCGATCCCTTCGTGCCGACCTCGATGACGCTGATGGGCGGCCCGATCGACACCCGCCGCAATCCGACCGGGGTGAACAAGCTCGCCCAGGAGCGCGGCATCGACTGGTTCCGCAACACCGTCATCACCAAGGTGCCGTTCCCGCATCCCGGCATGATGCGCGACGTCTATCCGGGCTTCTTGCAGCTGAACGGCTTCATCAGCATGAATCTCGACCGTCACATGGATGCCCACAAGCGTCTGTTTGCCAATCTGGTGAAGGGCGACGGCGACCTCGTCGACAAGCATCGCGACTTCTATGACGAATATCTCGCGGTGATGGACCTCTCCGCCGAGTATTATCTCCAGACCGTCGACACCGTGTTCGTGAAGCACTCGCTGCCGAAGGGTGAGATGACCCATCGTGGAACCCGCGTCGATCCCTCCAAGATCACGCGCGTTGCGTTGATGACGGTCGAAGGCGAGAACGACGACATCTCAGGTCTCGGTCAGACCGAAGCAACGCACACATTATGTAGCGAGATTCCGGATCATCGCCGCGTTCATTACGTCCAGAAGGGCGTCGGGCATTACGGCGTGTTCAACGGCTCGCGCTTCAAGTCCGAAATCGTGCCGCGGATTCATGACTTCATGGTCTCGGCGGCGAATCCGAGCTCGTTGCAGGCTCTCGCAGCGGAATAA
- a CDS encoding transglycosylase domain-containing protein, giving the protein MGSAKKKGGRKEPLFGLPAALADLRLTAADRIPNAEDKPKKSAKRKTETSDDEPPRERKAPVSRSSAKRRSKSGGGFGLGRLVYWGAVASLWGVIAVIGVVIWVGAHLPPIQSLEIPKRPPTIQIVGMDGSMLAQRGEMAGANVSLKDLPPYLPKAFIAIEDRRFYSHFGIDPIGILRALVTNVLHRGVSQGGSTLTQQLAKNLFLTQERTMARKLQEAELAIWLERKHSKNEILELYLNRVYFGSGAYGVEAAAQKYFGKPAKNVTIAEAAMLAGLVKSPSRLAPNRNPEGAEERAKIVLAAMADAKFITDAQAQASIGHPSYNVKPAGAGTVNYVADWIGEVLDDLVGQIDESIKVETTIDPKLQSVAEAAVIDELAAKSVKFNVSQGALVAMTPDGAVRAMVGGRNYSDSQYNRAVTAKRQPGSSFKPFVYLTAMEQGLTPDTIRQDAPIEVKGWKPENYTHEYFGAVTLTQALAMSLNTVAIRLGLEVGPKNVVRTAHRLGISSKLEPNASIALGTSEVSVVELVGAYAPFANGGFAATPHVVTRIKTLDGKLLYMRPADEHNQVIEPRYVAMMNTMMRETLISGTAKKAEIPGWPAAGKTGTSQDYRDAWFIGYTANLVTGVWLGNDDNSPTRKATGGGLPVEVWTRFMRTAHEGVPVAALPNAQGNWGLSNLAQAASQVSPPAPGPAPAQPSYNGGYRAPPPTRTNVRPEAAAGLDGWLMDRLFGGNR; this is encoded by the coding sequence ATGGGGTCGGCAAAGAAAAAGGGTGGGCGGAAAGAGCCGCTGTTCGGCTTGCCCGCGGCGCTCGCCGATCTGCGCCTGACGGCGGCGGACCGCATTCCCAACGCCGAGGACAAGCCGAAGAAGTCGGCCAAGCGCAAGACCGAAACGTCCGACGACGAGCCGCCGCGCGAAAGGAAAGCGCCCGTGAGCCGCAGCAGTGCCAAGCGCCGGTCAAAGTCGGGGGGCGGCTTCGGCCTTGGCCGCCTGGTTTATTGGGGCGCGGTCGCGAGCCTGTGGGGCGTGATCGCCGTGATCGGCGTGGTGATCTGGGTTGGCGCCCATCTGCCGCCGATCCAGTCGCTGGAGATCCCCAAGCGACCGCCGACGATCCAGATCGTCGGCATGGATGGCAGCATGCTGGCGCAACGCGGCGAGATGGCCGGCGCCAATGTCTCGCTGAAGGACCTGCCGCCCTATCTGCCCAAAGCCTTCATCGCCATCGAGGACCGCCGCTTCTATTCGCATTTCGGCATCGACCCGATCGGCATCCTGCGCGCGCTCGTCACCAACGTGCTCCATCGCGGCGTGTCGCAGGGCGGCTCGACGCTGACGCAGCAGCTCGCCAAAAACCTGTTCCTGACCCAGGAACGCACCATGGCGCGCAAGCTCCAGGAGGCCGAGCTCGCGATCTGGCTGGAGCGCAAGCATTCCAAGAACGAGATTTTGGAGCTCTATCTCAACCGCGTCTATTTCGGCTCCGGCGCCTATGGCGTCGAGGCTGCCGCGCAAAAGTATTTCGGCAAGCCGGCGAAGAACGTGACGATCGCCGAGGCCGCGATGCTGGCCGGCCTGGTCAAATCGCCCTCGCGCCTGGCGCCGAACCGCAATCCCGAAGGCGCCGAGGAGCGCGCGAAAATCGTGCTCGCGGCGATGGCGGACGCCAAGTTCATCACCGACGCGCAGGCGCAGGCCTCGATCGGCCATCCCTCCTACAATGTAAAGCCGGCCGGCGCCGGCACGGTGAACTACGTCGCCGACTGGATCGGCGAGGTGCTGGACGATCTGGTCGGCCAGATCGACGAGAGCATCAAAGTCGAGACCACGATCGATCCAAAGCTCCAGAGCGTCGCGGAAGCCGCCGTCATCGACGAGCTCGCGGCCAAGAGCGTGAAATTCAATGTCAGCCAGGGCGCGCTGGTGGCGATGACGCCCGACGGCGCGGTGCGCGCCATGGTGGGCGGGCGGAACTATTCCGACAGCCAGTACAACCGCGCGGTCACCGCCAAGCGCCAGCCTGGCTCCTCGTTCAAGCCGTTCGTGTACCTGACCGCGATGGAGCAAGGGCTGACGCCCGACACCATCCGCCAGGACGCGCCGATCGAGGTCAAGGGCTGGAAGCCCGAGAACTACACCCATGAATATTTCGGCGCGGTCACGCTGACCCAGGCGCTGGCGATGTCGCTCAACACGGTCGCCATCCGCCTCGGCCTCGAGGTGGGACCGAAGAACGTGGTGCGTACCGCACACCGGCTCGGCATCTCCTCAAAGCTCGAGCCGAACGCCTCGATCGCGCTCGGCACCTCCGAGGTCTCCGTGGTCGAGCTGGTCGGCGCCTATGCCCCGTTCGCCAATGGCGGCTTTGCAGCTACCCCGCATGTGGTGACGCGGATCAAGACGCTCGACGGCAAGCTGCTCTACATGCGGCCTGCCGACGAGCACAACCAGGTGATCGAGCCGCGCTACGTCGCGATGATGAACACGATGATGCGGGAGACGCTGATCTCCGGCACCGCCAAGAAGGCGGAGATCCCGGGCTGGCCGGCGGCCGGCAAGACCGGCACCAGCCAGGATTATCGCGACGCCTGGTTCATCGGCTACACCGCCAACCTCGTCACCGGCGTCTGGCTTGGCAATGACGACAACTCGCCGACCAGGAAGGCGACCGGCGGCGGCCTGCCGGTGGAAGTCTGGACCCGCTTCATGCGCACCGCGCACGAGGGCGTGCCGGTGGCGGCCTTGCCGAACGCGCAAGGCAATTGGGGCCTATCGAACCTCGCGCAGGCGGCGTCGCAGGTGTCACCGCCAGCGCCCGGACCTGCACCCGCTCAGCCGTCGTACAATGGCGGCTATCGCGCCCCGCCACCCACGCGCACCAATGTGCGGCCGGAGGCAGCCGCAGGACTTGATGGCTGGCTGATGGACCGGCTGTTTGGCGGGAATCGGTAG
- a CDS encoding ABC transporter substrate-binding protein has protein sequence MSNRRVFLTATAALAFALSANQALAQKKYDTGASDTEIKIGQTVPFSGAYSVYANIGKTQAAYFKMINDQGGINGRKINLIQYDDAYSPPKTVEQVRKLVEGDEVLFTFQIIGTAANAAVQKYLNSKKVPQLLASTGAARFNDPQNYPWTIAYNPNYISEGRIYAKYILKEHPNAKIGVLYQNDDMGRDYLAGLKSGLGDKAASMIVGEVSYEVTDPTVDSQVVKLKSMGADLFYDASTPKFAAQAIKKVAELGWTPVHIVDINASPISATLKPAGLDISKGIISTQYGKEPGDPQWKDDPGVKAFFAFMDKYFPEGDKLNTVNTYAYSVAELLTQVLKQCGDDLSRENVMKQVANIKDFTPSFALPGIKINTGPNDYRVNKQMQMMKFNGERWELFGPIIEDSGPSG, from the coding sequence ATGAGCAATCGCAGAGTCTTTCTAACTGCCACGGCGGCGCTCGCCTTCGCGCTCTCCGCCAACCAGGCCCTCGCCCAGAAGAAATATGACACCGGCGCGAGCGACACCGAGATCAAGATCGGCCAGACCGTGCCGTTCTCCGGCGCCTATTCCGTCTACGCCAATATCGGCAAGACCCAGGCCGCCTACTTCAAGATGATCAATGATCAGGGCGGCATCAACGGCCGCAAGATCAACCTGATCCAATATGACGATGCCTATTCGCCGCCGAAGACGGTCGAGCAGGTCCGCAAGCTGGTCGAAGGCGACGAGGTGCTCTTCACCTTCCAGATCATTGGCACGGCCGCGAACGCCGCAGTGCAAAAATATCTGAACAGCAAGAAGGTGCCGCAGCTGTTGGCCTCCACCGGCGCCGCGCGCTTCAACGATCCGCAGAACTATCCCTGGACCATCGCCTACAATCCCAACTACATCTCCGAGGGCCGCATCTACGCCAAGTACATTCTCAAGGAGCATCCGAACGCCAAGATCGGCGTGCTCTACCAGAATGACGACATGGGCCGCGACTATCTTGCAGGCCTGAAGAGCGGCCTCGGCGACAAGGCCGCCAGCATGATCGTCGGCGAAGTTTCCTACGAAGTCACCGATCCGACGGTGGACTCGCAGGTGGTCAAGCTGAAATCGATGGGCGCCGACCTGTTCTATGACGCGTCGACGCCGAAGTTCGCGGCGCAGGCGATCAAGAAAGTCGCCGAGCTCGGCTGGACGCCGGTGCATATCGTCGACATCAATGCGAGCCCGATCTCGGCGACGCTGAAGCCGGCCGGCCTCGACATCTCCAAGGGCATCATCTCGACTCAATATGGCAAGGAGCCGGGCGATCCGCAGTGGAAGGACGATCCGGGTGTGAAGGCCTTCTTCGCCTTCATGGACAAGTATTTCCCCGAAGGCGACAAGCTCAACACCGTCAACACCTACGCCTATTCGGTGGCCGAGCTGCTGACGCAGGTGCTGAAGCAATGCGGCGACGACCTGTCGCGAGAGAACGTCATGAAGCAGGTCGCCAACATCAAGGACTTCACCCCGAGCTTCGCGCTGCCCGGCATCAAGATCAACACCGGGCCGAACGACTATCGCGTCAACAAGCAGATGCAGATGATGAAGTTCAACGGCGAACGCTGGGAGCTGTTCGGCCCGATCATCGAGGACTCGGGGCCGTCGGGTTAG
- a CDS encoding DUF1330 domain-containing protein has translation MGHIDPTKEIFAQFRENDRPGPIHMLNLVRLRKEAAYPDGRKASGAEAYAAYGRESGPVFERLGGRIVWQGRFELMLIGPREERWDHCFIAEYPSVAAFVEMIRDPVYREAVKHRQAGVEDSRLIRHAVLPVGKTFGEIPS, from the coding sequence ATGGGCCATATCGATCCGACCAAGGAGATCTTTGCGCAATTCCGGGAGAACGACCGCCCGGGCCCGATTCACATGCTCAATCTGGTGCGGTTGCGCAAGGAGGCGGCCTATCCGGATGGGAGGAAAGCCAGCGGTGCCGAAGCCTATGCGGCCTATGGCCGCGAGAGCGGTCCGGTGTTCGAGCGCCTCGGCGGCCGCATCGTCTGGCAAGGCAGGTTCGAGCTGATGCTGATCGGCCCGAGGGAGGAGCGTTGGGACCATTGCTTCATCGCCGAATACCCGAGCGTCGCCGCCTTCGTCGAGATGATCCGCGACCCCGTCTATCGGGAGGCCGTGAAGCACCGGCAAGCCGGAGTCGAGGATTCGCGCCTGATCCGGCACGCCGTGCTGCCGGTCGGGAAGACGTTTGGGGAGATCCCTTCCTGA
- a CDS encoding M48 family metallopeptidase encodes MICFCAERFPWRRLWQNPGELLLPGLTDMATRALLYRRPHEPKTLLIAHGSQYFAIRLRRHRRARRYTLRIHPSDREAILTMPPRGTLAEAKDFAQRHGAWIAARLGRLPKAAPFQPGTVIPLRGVPHRIVHRAGSRGTVWTETRDSGERILCVAGGVEHADRRIHDFLKREARRDLQRSAEAYADELNVRVKRLSIRDQSSRWGSCTSAGSLSFSWRLILAPTFVLDYLAAHEVAHLVEMNHSARFWRVCGKVCPSMERAKKWLDTYGNDLHRYGVED; translated from the coding sequence ATGATTTGTTTTTGCGCCGAGCGCTTTCCCTGGCGGCGGTTATGGCAGAATCCGGGCGAACTCTTGCTCCCCGGACTGACAGACATGGCCACTCGCGCGCTCCTCTATCGTCGGCCCCACGAACCAAAGACCCTCCTGATCGCCCATGGGTCGCAATATTTTGCGATTCGCTTGCGAAGACACCGCCGCGCGCGCCGTTATACGCTGCGAATTCATCCGAGCGATCGCGAAGCCATCCTGACGATGCCGCCGCGTGGCACGCTTGCCGAAGCAAAAGACTTCGCGCAGCGTCATGGCGCGTGGATCGCAGCGCGTCTCGGTCGTCTGCCGAAGGCCGCGCCGTTCCAGCCTGGCACAGTGATACCTCTGCGCGGCGTTCCCCATCGCATCGTTCATCGCGCGGGCAGCCGCGGCACGGTGTGGACGGAGACGCGGGACAGCGGCGAACGCATTCTCTGCGTCGCCGGCGGCGTCGAACATGCCGACCGTCGCATTCATGATTTTCTCAAGCGCGAGGCGCGTCGCGATCTCCAACGCTCGGCCGAGGCCTATGCCGACGAGCTCAATGTTCGGGTCAAGCGGCTCTCGATCCGCGATCAGTCCAGCCGCTGGGGCTCCTGCACCTCGGCCGGCTCGCTGTCGTTCTCCTGGCGCTTGATCCTCGCGCCAACCTTCGTGCTCGACTATCTCGCCGCCCACGAGGTCGCCCATCTCGTCGAGATGAACCACTCGGCGCGGTTCTGGCGCGTCTGCGGCAAGGTCTGCCCGTCGATGGAGCGCGCCAAGAAGTGGCTCGACACCTACGGCAACGATCTGCACCGGTACGGCGTCGAGGATTAG
- a CDS encoding ABC transporter ATP-binding protein has translation MTENDQASSRPTVADDTLSAAIEVDRLIKVYQQTRAVDGISFSLPRGSITGLLGGNGAGKTTTIAMIMGLVLPTSGRVRVLGHPMPEESAAVLGRMNFESPYVDMPMRLTVRQNLTIFGKLYAVKHLADRIAKLAAELDLNEFIDRANGKLSAGQKTRVALAKALINQPELLLLDEPTASLDPDTADWVRAHLERYRRDNNATILLASHNMLEVERLCDRVIIMKRGRIEDDDTPEAIMARYNRTTLEEVFLDVARGRVNGAQERAQ, from the coding sequence ATGACTGAGAACGACCAGGCTTCAAGTCGGCCGACTGTCGCGGACGACACATTGTCCGCGGCCATCGAGGTCGATCGCCTGATCAAGGTCTACCAGCAGACCCGCGCGGTCGATGGCATCTCCTTCTCGCTGCCGCGCGGCAGCATCACTGGCCTTTTGGGCGGCAACGGCGCCGGCAAGACCACGACCATCGCCATGATCATGGGTCTGGTGCTGCCGACCTCAGGCCGCGTCCGCGTGCTCGGCCATCCGATGCCGGAGGAGAGCGCCGCGGTGCTCGGGCGGATGAATTTCGAGAGTCCTTATGTCGATATGCCGATGCGGCTCACGGTGCGGCAGAACCTCACCATCTTCGGCAAGCTCTATGCGGTGAAACATCTGGCCGACCGCATCGCAAAGCTCGCCGCCGAGCTCGATCTCAACGAGTTCATCGACCGCGCCAACGGCAAGCTCTCCGCCGGACAGAAGACCCGCGTCGCGCTGGCGAAAGCGCTGATCAACCAGCCCGAGCTGTTGCTGCTGGACGAGCCGACCGCCTCGCTCGATCCTGATACGGCCGATTGGGTGCGGGCGCATCTGGAGCGCTATCGCCGCGACAACAACGCCACCATCCTGCTGGCCTCGCATAACATGCTGGAGGTCGAGCGGCTCTGCGACCGCGTCATCATCATGAAGCGCGGTCGCATCGAGGACGATGACACGCCAGAGGCCATCATGGCCCGCTACAACCGCACCACGCTGGAGGAGGTGTTTCTGGACGTCGCACGCGGCCGGGTGAATGGCGCGCAGGAGAGGGCGCAATGA
- a CDS encoding methylated-DNA--[protein]-cysteine S-methyltransferase: MPARSTSAPESFGLDRLKTPIGIALLVTDAEGALRALDWEDYEHRMRELLRLQYGAVDLRERSAPAAMRTALSDYFAGDLGQLAAIAWRIAGTPFQQKVWTALAKIPAGTTMSYGALAAKIEMPKAIRAVGHANGSNPISVVLPCHRLIGADGSLVKYGGGLARKRWLLRHEGVEV, from the coding sequence ATGCCCGCTCGATCAACCAGCGCGCCCGAAAGTTTTGGCCTCGATCGTCTGAAGACGCCGATCGGCATCGCCCTGCTCGTCACCGATGCCGAGGGCGCGCTGCGCGCGCTCGACTGGGAAGATTACGAGCATCGGATGCGCGAGCTCTTGCGGCTGCAATACGGCGCGGTGGATCTGCGCGAGCGCTCCGCGCCGGCTGCGATGAGGACTGCGCTATCGGATTATTTCGCAGGTGATCTCGGACAGCTCGCGGCGATCGCATGGCGTATCGCCGGCACGCCGTTCCAGCAAAAGGTCTGGACGGCGCTCGCGAAGATCCCCGCCGGCACCACGATGAGCTACGGCGCGTTGGCGGCAAAGATCGAGATGCCCAAGGCCATCCGCGCCGTCGGCCACGCCAACGGCTCCAACCCGATCAGCGTGGTGTTGCCGTGCCATCGGCTGATCGGTGCCGATGGTTCGCTGGTGAAGTATGGCGGCGGCCTCGCGCGCAAGCGCTGGCTGCTCCGGCACGAGGGGGTCGAGGTTTAG